TCACCACGACTGCCATATCCATGGCGCGTCCGTGTTCGCCGGTCCAGGGACGGCCATCATCGCTCACGAGAATCTGATGGACATTCTCTACTACGACTGGTTCGGCCAGTTGTACCCCTCCCGGCGCACCGGGGGAACCATGATGTCCGGGGCCCTTTTCGCCTCGGAACCCAGATGGTTCTCCGGCGGCGGTCTGTTCTGCACCCAGATTCACGGTCCGTCCGGCTTCCTGCCCCCCAACGTGATCGTGAAGGACAACCTGGAGATGAACATCGCCGGCCTGGACTTCATCTTCTACTCCGCCCCGGGGGAGACCCGGGACGTTCTGGTCGTCTGGCTGCCCGAGAAAAAAACTCTCATTCAGATCGCCAACCTCTACGAGGCCATGCCGGCCTTCACCACCCTGCGCGGGGCCTATGCCCGGGACCCCTTGTCCTACATCCAAAGCATTGACCTCTACCGAAGCCTGAACCCGGAATACCTCGTCCTTTGCCACGGGCCGCATCCGGCCATCTCCGGCAAGGCCACCATCAACCAGCTTCTGACCAACTACCGTGACGCCATTCAGTTCATCCACGATCAGACCGTCCAGGGCATGAACAAGGGGCTGACCGCCGGTGAGATCAAGGACATCGTCAAGCTGCCTCCGCATCTGGCCAACGATCTCTTTTTGCAGGAAACCTATGGTCAGGTGGACAGGAACATTCGGGAAATTTTCTGGTGGTACCGGGGCTATTTTTCCGGCAAGTGTCGGGATCTCTACATCCACTCGCCCCAGGAAGAGGCCGAAATGGCCGCCGAGCTGGCCGGCGGCGTGGAGGCCTTGGCGGCCAAGGCCCAATCAGCCATGGAAGCAGGCAAGCTCGAGTGGGCTCTGCTCTTTGCCGACAACGCCCTCCTGCTCGACCCCCAGAACACCGTGGCCCGGGCCACCAAGAACGCGACCCTCATTTCCCTGGCCGAAACGACCATCAACGCCCAGACCCGGAACTACCTGCTCTCCGAGTATCTTGTGGAGACCAAACAGGCCATCTTTCCCCCAGCCGAGCATCCCAAGCTGGCCTTCAAAAACATGGACGACCACGCCGTGGGCTACATGTCCATGAAGGACCTCTTCCGGATCATGGCCGTCAATCTGAACGCCGAGAAATCTGTGAACGTGCAGACCTCCTTCGGTCTGTATTTCAACGATCTGAGCACGAACATCGACGAGGCCTGTTACACCCTGGAAATACGCAAGGGCATCCTTGAGGCCATCAAGTCGCCCATCTATTATTGCGAGTTCATTGTCATTGCCGATTCATCGGTCTGGAAGAACATCGTCCTGGGCAAGGTCCTGCCCCGAACGGCGGTGGAATCCGGCCAAGCCATCGTGTTCGGGGCCGCGCCGGAAAAATTCTACGAGGCCATGAGATTGTTCGATTGAAAACGTCCTTGGTCCCGGATGGTCCGACTTACGATCGATCCATCCGGGTGTTCCCTCATTTTTTTCAAGTGCAGGAGTTTCCTATGCCTTCACCCATGAACAGAACCGCATTGCTTCTTTTCTGCCTGACGGCCATGCTTCTTCTCACCGCCTGCGCCACGACCGGCCACAAGGCCAGTCTTCCCCAGGCCAAGCGGTTCCTGGACGGATACTACCAGAAACTCGAGCCCGGGCCTCCGGGCGGGGCCAAGATGCGCTGGTTCAAGCCCGGGGCG
The Deltaproteobacteria bacterium genome window above contains:
- a CDS encoding MBL fold metallo-hydrolase, which translates into the protein MAVFVFFVVSPAQAFGPPFIPEAVQTSPQLWSLYESFSPAQVIEATDGVYVARGYNRDNPVLIDGPDGLVVIDPGESINASLVVKQAFNDHLDDIFNRKPVKAVIYTHHHDCHIHGASVFAGPGTAIIAHENLMDILYYDWFGQLYPSRRTGGTMMSGALFASEPRWFSGGGLFCTQIHGPSGFLPPNVIVKDNLEMNIAGLDFIFYSAPGETRDVLVVWLPEKKTLIQIANLYEAMPAFTTLRGAYARDPLSYIQSIDLYRSLNPEYLVLCHGPHPAISGKATINQLLTNYRDAIQFIHDQTVQGMNKGLTAGEIKDIVKLPPHLANDLFLQETYGQVDRNIREIFWWYRGYFSGKCRDLYIHSPQEEAEMAAELAGGVEALAAKAQSAMEAGKLEWALLFADNALLLDPQNTVARATKNATLISLAETTINAQTRNYLLSEYLVETKQAIFPPAEHPKLAFKNMDDHAVGYMSMKDLFRIMAVNLNAEKSVNVQTSFGLYFNDLSTNIDEACYTLEIRKGILEAIKSPIYYCEFIVIADSSVWKNIVLGKVLPRTAVESGQAIVFGAAPEKFYEAMRLFD